A stretch of Oryza brachyantha chromosome 4, ObraRS2, whole genome shotgun sequence DNA encodes these proteins:
- the LOC102716120 gene encoding agmatine deiminase, translating into MAKAAAMEGRPAKMGFRMPAEWEPHKQCWMGWPERRDNWRELAGPARKVFARTAIAISKFEPVTICASAKQYAYVHELMLHQPNIRVVEMSMNDCWFRDIGPTFIIREGGAGLGISAQNIAGIDWEFNAWGGAIDGCYADWSLDSYVAKKIVEIERVPRFPHTMVLEGGSIHVDGEGTCITTEECLLNPNRNPNMTKLEIENELKDFLGVTKVIWIPHGLYGDMDTNGHVDNLCCFIKPGVVLLSWTDDENDPQYQRSVEALSTLSKSVDAKGRQIDVVKIHTPGPLYMTKEESEGVENTGHAVPREPGTRLAASYVNFYIANGGIVAPAFGDKWDEEARAVLQKAFPDHEVVMVEGAREIVLAGGNIHCITQQQPVRPS; encoded by the exons atggcgaaggcggcggccatggaggGTCGCCCGGCGAAGATGGGGTTCCGGATGCCGGCGGAGTGGGAGCCGCACAAGCAGTGCTGGATGGGCTGGCCC GAGCGCCGAGACAATTGGCGGGAGCTTGCTGGTCCAGCTCGAAAAGTATTTGCGAGAACTGCAATCGCCATTTCAAAGTTTGAGCCTGTTACCATTTGTGCAAGTGCCAAGCAG TACGCCTATGTCCATGAGCTAATGCTACATCAACCAAACATCAGGGTGGTCGAGATGAGCATGAATGATTGCTGGTTTCGTGATATTGGTCCCACT TTTATTATTCGTGAAGGTGGAGCAGGTTTAGGAATCTCAGCACAAAATATAGCAGGAATTGATTGGGAATTTAATGCTTGGGGAG GAGCCATTGATGGTTGCTACGCTGATTGGAGCCTTGACAGCTATGTTGCCAAGAAA ATAGTTGAGATTGAGAGGGTCCCTAGATTTCCACATACAATGGTTCTTGAAGGTGGAAGCATTCATGTAGACGGAGAAG GTACATGCATCACAACAGAAGAGTGCTTGCTGAATCCTAACAGAAACCCCAACATGACTAAACTAGAGATAGAGAATGAGCTGAAGGATTTTCTTGGAGTCACAAAGGTCATCTGGATACCTCATGGGCTTTATG GTGACATGGATACAAATGGCCATGTtgacaatttatgttgtttcaTTAAACCCGGGGTGGTCCTTTTGTCATGGACCGATGATGAGAACGACCCACAGTACCAAAGGTCAGTTGAGGCACTCTCAACTCTCTCCAAGTCTGTTGATGCGAAAGGACGGCAGATAGACGTTGTGAAGATACACACCCCAGGGCCTCTGTACATGACAAAGGAAGAGTCGGAGGGCGTTGAAAACACG GGGCATGCTGTACCGAGGGAGCCAGGCACGAGGCTGGCTGCCTCGTACGTGAACTTCTACATAGCCAATGGCGGGATTGTAGCACCAGCTTTCGGCGACAAGTGGGACGAAGAAGCGCGTGCTGTTCTTCAGAAGGCATTTCCTGATCATGAG GTGGTTATGGTGGAAGGCGCGAGAGAGATCGTGCTCGCAGGTGGAAACATACATTGCAtcacgcagcagcagccggtGCGCCCGTCTTAG
- the LOC102700521 gene encoding probable inactive ATP-dependent zinc metalloprotease FTSHI 3, chloroplastic: MAAAAVVACFSPSLCAASLPRPRVCFGSTRQGSWSCLASSNGCGALRHAGMRSRWRGAVLAKADEADKDNEAGLGFRKPGHRRLRLRLRPRLRLLWWRLRRLSPRDLPGDAAGVLRRAVRRVPPAAAAPIVLAVLLLAARLALPKNAAKEVAYSDLLAGLRAGAVTAAAFEEDSRRIYFRKAADDVGSSDDAGETGRSAAAKWPYYARRVPHDEGFLLGLMRDGGVDYRSAPRPAGRLLVDMLSTLLTLWVSLLPMMWFIQRQMSAGGGADKRRRPRKQRVGFDDVQGVDEAKEELVEVVSCLHGSLNYKKLGAKLPRGVLLVGPPGTGKTLLARAVAGEAGIPFFSVSASEFVEVFVGRGAARVRDLFKEAKEAAPSIIFIDELDAVGGSRGRSFNDERDQTLNQLLTEMDGFDSDMKVIVMAATNRPKALDPALCRPGRFSRKVLVGVPDLEGRRNILAVHLREIPLEEDPEIICDLVANLTPGLVGADLANIVNEAALLAARRGGNSVAREDIMDAIERERYGVNGRQENADSEKQGLTKLFPWLPKPGNKPMNPDDIGGVMGYHTLS, from the exons ATGGCTGCCGCCGCGGTGGTGGCTTGTTTCTCCCCCTCTTTGTGCGCTGCCTCGCTCCCGCGCCCTCGGGTTTGCTTCGGGAGCACCCGGCAAGGTTCTTGGAGCTGCCTCGCTTCGAGCAATGGCTGCGGGGCGCTCCGCCACGCGGGGATGCGGTCGCGGTGGAGGGGCGCGGTGCTTGCCAAGGCGGACGAGGCAGACAAGGACAATGAGGCCGGCTTGGGGTTCCGCAAGCCGGGCCACAGGAGGCTGCGCCTGAGGCTCCGGCCGCGGCTGCGCCTGCTGTGGtggcggctccggcggctgTCTCCGCGGGACCTCCCGGGGGACGCCGCGGGCGTGCTGCGGCGGGCCGTTCGGCGcgtgccgccggccgcggccgcgcccaTCGTCCTGgcggtcctcctcctcgccgcccggCTCGCGCTGCCCAAGAACGCCGCGAAGGAGGTGGCCTACTCGGACCTCCTGGCGGGCCTCCGCGCgggcgccgtcaccgccgccgcgttcgAGGAGGACTCGCGGCGCATCTACTTCCGCAAGGCCGCGGACGACGTGGGCAGCAGCGACGACGCGGGCGAGACCGGTAGaagcgccgcggcgaagtgGCCTTACTACGCGAGGAGGGTGCCGCACGACGAGGGGTTCCTGCTGGGGCTTATGAGGGACGGCGGGGTGGACTACCggtcggcgccgcggccggcggggaggcTGCTGGTGGACATGCTGAGCACGCTGCTCACGCTGTGGGTGTCGCTCCTGCCGATGATGTGGTTCATACAGAGGCAGATGTCCGCTGGGGGCGGCGCGGACAAGCGGCGCCGGCCAAGGAAGCAGAGAGTGGGGTTTGACGATGTTCAGGGTGTCGATGAGGCCAAAGAGGAGCTCGTGGAG GTAGTGAGTTGCTTGCATGGTTCGCTGAACTATAAGAAGCTGGGAGCAAAATTACCCAGGGGTGTTCTTCTTGTTGGGCCTCCAGGAACTGGGAAAACTCTGCTTGCAAGGGCAGTTGCAGGAGAGGCTGGAAttccttttttctctgtttctgCTAGTGAATTTGTTGAAGTTTTTGTTGGAAGAGGAGCAGCCCGTGTCAGGGATTTGTTCAAGGAAGCCAAAGAAGCTGCCCCATCTATCATTTTTATTGATGAACTTGATGCTGTGGGTGGAAGTCGAGGAAGAAGTTTTAATGATGAAAGGGACCAAACTTTAAATCAG CTCCTTACTGAGATGGATGGTTTTGACTCAGACATGAAAGTTATTGTCATGGCTGCTACTAATAGGCCTAAAGCATTGGATCCTGCTCTGTGTCGCCCTGGGCGCTTCtcaagaaaagttttggttgGCGTGCCTGATTTGGAGGGGCGCAGGAACATTTTGGCTGTTCATTTAAGGGAAATTCCTTTGGAAGAGGATCCTGAAATAATTTGTGATCTGGTTGCTAATCTAACCCCAGGATTGGTTGGTGCGGATCTAGCAAACATTGTGAATGAGGCTGCATTGCTAGCAGCTCGAAGGG GCGGCAATAGTGTGGCTCGGGAGGACATTATGGATGCAATTGAGAGGGAGAGATATGGGGTCAACGGTAGACAAGAGAATGCTGACTCTGAAAAGCAAGGCCTCACCAAATTGTTTCCATGGTTACCTAAACCTGGAAATAAACCAATGAACCCAGATGATATTGGAGGAGTTATGGGATATCATACATTAAGCTAA